CAGTGTAGACTTTACTGTATTAGCCTAGACAATTCTAGGCTACTTTGTTCTCTAGATCTTTCTACagatttcttttcttaatttACACTTTGACAAATTACATGTTCCAACAGTTTTTGAGTTAGCATTCAATACCATTTCTGAGTTTTTATTCTGTTTTGTAGATGCGAAACGTTTAATTGGTAGGAAGTTCGACGATACCTCTGTTCAGAGTGACATCAAGCTATGGCCTTTCACAGTCATTGCTGGAGAAGACAAGAGACCAATGATTCAAGTCAATTACATGGGACAGGTTAAAATGTTATCAGCTGAGGAAATCTCATCCATGGTTCTCACTAAGATGCGAGAAACAGCCGAAGCTTATCTTGGTACAACTGTTACGGATGCTGTTATCACAGTCCCTGCTTACTTCAATGATTTACAACGCCAAGCTACTAAAGATGCTGGTATAGTTGCTGGCCTTAATGTACTACGAATCATCAATGAACCAACGGCGGCAGGAATTGCTTATGGTCTTGGTAAGAAGGCAACCAATGTAACCACTGTAAAGGAGGAGGCGAGCAATGCTGTTGCAGAGAATGTTCTCATCTTTGATCTTGGTGGTGGTACTTTGGATGTTTCAATACTCAGCATTAAAGAAGGAATCTATGAAGTCAAGGCTACAGCTGGAGATACCCATCTTGGAGGAGAGGATTTCGATAATAGAGTGGTTAATCACTTGGTTCAAGAATTCAAGAAGAAGCACAAGAAGGACATTAGTGGAAATCCAAAGGCACTTAGGAGGCTGAGAACATCTTGTGAGAGGGCAAAGAGAACTCTCTCATCTACTACTCGGACAAAAGTTGAGATTGATGGTCTATATGCAGGAGTTGATTTTCATGCATCTGTCACTCGTGCTAAATTCGAAGAGTTGAACCTGGATTTGTTCAAGAAATGTATGGAACCTGTTGAGCTGTCTTTGACTGATGCTAAGATGGACAAGAGTAGCATTCAAGAAATTGTTCTCGTAGGTGGGTCCACTCGAATTCCAAAGATTCAGTCTCTATTGCAAGATTTCTTCAATGGAAAGAAACTCTGCAAGAACATCAACCCTGATGAAGCTGTGGCTTATGGTGCTGCTGTGCAAGCTGCTATTTTGACTGGTGAGGCTAATGAGAAGGTGCGGAACCTGGTGTTAGTGGATGTCACCCCTCTGTCTCTTGGCGTTCAGACAAAAGGAGGTGTTATGAGTGTGGTGATCCCAAAGAACACAAGCATTCCCACCAAGAAACAAAATCGTTACACTACCGTTTTGGACAATCAAATTACTGCGCAGTTTTCGATATTCGAAGGTGAGAGAATTAACACCAGTGACAATAACTTGTTGGGTACCTTCGTGTTGCAAGGAATTCCACCAGATCCTCGTCATGCTGCTAAGCTCACAGCATACTTTGATATTGATGCAGACGGTATATTGACGGTGGTTGCCGAGGACATGAAATCAGGTAGCAAAAATATGATTACGATTCAAAATAATAAGGGAACGTTGTCTACTGATGAGATTAAGAGGATCGTTCAGGAGGCTGAGAAATACAAGTTAGATGATGAAATACACAGGAAGAAGGTAGACTTAAGGAACTCCTTTGAGACATATGCAATCAAGATGAGGAGCATGATCAGTAATAGCGGAGTAATGCTATCATCCAAGGATAAAAAGAATACCAAGAATGCAGTCAAGAACGCCGTTCAGTGGTTGGATAGCAGTGAACTTGGTGAGACAGACGATATCATTGAAAAGATGAAGGCATTACAGAATGTATGCGACCCTATCGTTGATAAGCTGTACCAGCAGGGTGATACTGATAGCAGTCCTTCAACAAGATCAGGCAGTGTTGCATCAAAAATTTCGAAACTCTTGAGATCATTTGGTTTCTTCTGATCAGGTTTTATGCCTTGCCATGGTTAGTATGTTTGGCCATAATACTTAATAGTCTTTAATTAGGTTTTCTACTTTCTTGGTTGTGTTTGTTAGTGATTTAACTTGGACAAAAGGATATAAGTAACTTCAGTTGTTTGCTCTCAACCTTTGACATAGACCAGTGTTTTAGAGCACAATGACGTTTCGTGGCGTAAGTAAGTGAAGCTTTTCTGACTTGTTTAGCTGCTAATTTATGTGCATTTAATCTTGCATTATCTTCAGCACTGTCAAGTTTAATGTAAACACTACTTATTTCGGAACTTACGGACCAATCTAAGTTTAAATTTATCagttatttgtattttttttctaagACCCATTGTTGTTTTTATGAAAATGATGCTGAAAACCTAAGACTATGGATATTAACAGGTGCCCCTTTACCAATTACTTAGAAATCAAGACCTCTGGTTTCTTCTAAACAGAAGAATTAGGATGGCAGCATACACCATCTGTTTTGATTGTAATGCTACATTGTTTTGGCAATGGGTCTGCAAGGTGCTTTTGCGGGAGAATTATTAGTGTCTATAATTCTATCCATCATTCAGTTGTCTTTCTTAAGTGCTAATTATGCAATTAAGTAGgtttttcattttcatctttAGGGATTTTACGTTTTcaccaaaatgtcaaaacattgaGTATTAAAGACATTATTGCAACATTGTAAAAATAGGAATGCAGCCAGTGAACTTGGACATGTTGCGGCAGCAAAGTCTCAGGGCTGGCTCTAGCATTACACCCTTTGAGTACTCCTTCAAATTACCTCCGATTTATGCACAACAAACAGACCCTTATAAGTTATGACAGTGGCTCTGTATTCTTTTGCTTCTACACTACATTAAAAAATATTTATGACCAGAAACCCCCTGGTATGACTCTCTCCAATAATTGTAAGGGTATAATTGTCAAAAACAACTGCCTACCAAGCAGTACTTCTTGAGTTGAGATGAGAGAGGCTTCGTAAATGTTTTAGATCTTGATTTCAAATTCATTTCTAGAGGAAGATCATAATGGAGATAACTCAGATGAAGTCTGGTGATAGTGTTCCTAAGATGGAGAAGGATGATGAGATGCCTCCAGATGAACAGCGTTGTTGTCAAACTGGTGGTGGCAGATGGAGATGCAAGAATTTCAGGATGAATCATGGTGCTGCTGCTAATGATGATAGTCTTCCTAAGACCAAACTCTGTGAAAATCATTATTATGGAAAGTTTccttataagaagaagaagacaagtgGAAATGGTGAAACTAGGGCTTTGGAAAGGGGAAAGAAGGTAACAGGGGAAGGTGATACAGGTGAGTGATTCTTACACACGTCTCCCTTTTTCGGTGGATCTTCATTTTTGGTGATTTTTGTTGTTGGTTTTTGTTTGCTTTAAATAATGATAATTAATTGAGAAATTTCATAGTTTCATATGTTAATTAAAGTCCCCCAAAGGAGTAAGAATCACTGTGTTGTTTAACTAATTGGTAATTTTCTATCCAGCCGATGCAATTGAAGAAGGTGGTACTGCCAAATTTGggaacaagaagaaaaatgtcAAAAGAACTGAAAGGTCTGGACAACTAAAATCACTGACAAAACCTGTGGTTGAAACAAGGGCCGCCAAGCGGAGGAAGATGGTAATGGAAGGTGACCTGCTACTTGGTGAAACAAGTAATCAACCAGCTACCAATGATAACTGTGTCTGTGAGTAACTCTTACATACATTTCTCTCTGCTTCAATGTATCTTCATTatagagatttttgatgttgttgttgctgttagtATGGTTTGCTTACATGTTTAAATTTGTGTTAATTGAGAAATTTCATAGGAACAGTAAGAATTAGTCCATTGTAACTGATTGGGAATTTTTTATCCAGCTGATACAATTACGGAATCTGCCGGTATtcggaggaagaggaagaggaaaaatGTCAAAAGAACAAAAAGGTCTGGAGAATTGAAATCACTGACAAGAGCCAAGGATAAGATTAAGTGTCTTGAATTGTCTTTGGAGCTTGAGAGGAAGAAACTGGAATGCACTAAACTGCAGGGTAAACTAGCCGAGAAAGAAGAAACTAGAAAGACAGCTGAGACTGAACGGACACCCGCGGATGCCACTGCAAGTTGGGAGAAGATGTTTTCCTATTTGGAGAGTAGATTCCAGAGGAAGGATGATGGAAATTCAGCAATGGAATGTGTAGAGTCTCGCATTTCTAATTTGGAGAGCCAATTCCTGAGGATGGAAAGTGAACATTCAACAATGGCGGGATGTGTAGAGTCTCGCATTTCAAAGTTGGAGAGCCTAGTTCCGGGGATGGAGAATGAAAATTCAACAATGGGATGTTTAGAGTCTCGCATTTCCAATTTGGAGAGTCTAGTCCAGAGGATGGGAAATGGAAATTTAACAATGGCTGTAGAATCTCGCATTTCGAATTTGGAGAGCCTAGTCTTGAGGAGTGGAAAGGAAAGTTCAATATTGAGATGTGTAAAACTGCGAAATGGCGTTGCTGAATCCAAATCTAATGCTGAAACCAGCAGTAGAGGGACGAAGGATTCTCATGTGTATGAGTGTAAAACCAAAGAGAAGGTGCTCAATGTGTATGACGTTGGCGTCAATAAGCATCATGAATCAGAGTCAGAATTTCCCAAATACTCTGCTGTGAACATTTCTTCTGGATGTCTACATTTATCAAGTGGGAGTGAAAACATTGAAGAAGGGAATGGTAGGGGCTGTTCGGATGTGATACAATCTCAGCATGGATCATCATCTCAAGATCAATTGGACATGAGTAAGAAGCTTTTCGCCAACTTGGTCTCAGATAATGGTGGTGAAAGTCTTGGCGAATCTGAAGATTCTGAGACTTCTACTGATTCAGGAACTTCTCTTGGTGGCCTTATGGACATGCTGGCGATGAAATATAGGAGGAATAGGAACGACGACAAAGAAGTGAAATGGAAATCTGAGGCTGATATGCTTTCTTCATTTGAAGAGGATCCTGAGCTCTGCATGAGAGCTGTGTGTGCTCTCCATCGACAGCAGATATCCGAAGACGAAATATCAGAAAAGGGGTTGTTCCATTTCTCTGATGTTCTCAGGTATATTAAGAATTCTCTAGACTTTTCTTCCATTTCGATTATACTTAAAACTGCATCAAATTACTGTCTTTGTAGTTACAATACAATGTTGCAAGAATTTGAAAGCTTGTTGGTTTACTGTCATGTTCAATTGCTTAGTTTATTGAATGGTCTCTTTTCATAATCTGTGGTGGAATTCATAAGGTTATTTTATTAACTTCTCTATTAGCCATATCATATGAATGATGCAATTCCTCTACTATTTGGATTTATCTTGGAAAAGTATCCTCTCAGTTTGGTGGTACTTAGAGCATTATTACTTGCATATCACAACATATGAAAGCTTATCTTTATCCATAAGAATCAAAATGTGTCAGGAGGAATGATCATGACATACATTTACCCTTTCTATTGGCATAAGATGGAGATATAAATTATAAAATGGTCCTGTAAATAGTTTTAATTGGCATCGTAACTACCTCACAGTATCTACACTGACTGTGGACTTTGTATATCGATTATCAACAGAGTTTGGCTGCACAAGAATGTTTGGTGGTCCATTTTTTTCTTGATTGTTAGATTAAAGATTTGCTGCCTTCCCTAGATTTCATATCTGTGGTTGTCATGTTAATGGCAGGAGCAAGCCTTTCTTGCTCAAGGCTGCAGATGCACAGGGCAGGAAAGCCAGCCAACAAAATGTTCGTAGTTATTGCGAAAGTAAAAAATGGAAATGGGTAGAATCAGCAGTAGTACCTGTTCTTGCTGTTCCGTTTTCCTACGCTTTTGGCTAAGATTGATATTTCCTCTTGATAGGATTACTACTTTGGCGAACTTTCTAATGGAAGAGGACTGCAAAGGTGACTTAAAGAAGTCATTGGAAGAGCTGGAGATATTTGATCCAAAAGGGGTTGTTGACTGCAAGAGGATGGCCAGAAGATACTCGATTCAGCTATTCAGTGTCTACCAAAACGGAAAAGATCCTTTTTTCCTCCCAGCTACAACTGCTAAGCCTAAGTGATAGATTGTTGTGTAAGTGGCCTTTGCTTTTTTGACTTGGCATTACGATCTTGCATCTCCTTTTAACCTCTAATTTCATACACATATGAAATGGACAGCCGGTAGTAAGTGATATTATGGTAGTTACACTTCAGATTAGCTCATGGAACTGATAGTGTGATGCTTGAAATCTAAACTAAAGCTAGATttacctcttcttcttttttattgtaATCTCTAATAGAACTATTAACAAGGTAGCGGACTATGTTGCAAATTTTGCTGGAAAAACGGAGTTGTCTGTGTTGCAAATTCTGCCGGAAAGACAAGTCTCATGAACAGAGatttccatcaccaccaccacccattCCTTACATTTTCACCTCATGCCCTTGTAGACTAATATGTATGTTTCTTACCCTTCTCTGGCTGAATCCATTTAAGAGAAGTGctatatatatatttca
This is a stretch of genomic DNA from Papaver somniferum cultivar HN1 chromosome 1, ASM357369v1, whole genome shotgun sequence. It encodes these proteins:
- the LOC113320819 gene encoding uncharacterized protein LOC113320819 isoform X3, translated to MEITQMKSGDSVPKMEKDDEMPPDEQRCCQTGGGRWRCKNFRMNHGAAANDDSLPKTKLCENHYYGKFPYKKKKTSGNGETRALERGKKVTGEGDTADAIEEGGTAKFGNKKKNVKRTERSGQLKSLTKPVVETRAAKRRKMVMEGDLLLGETSNQPATNDNCVSDTITESAGIRRKRKRKNVKRTKRSGELKSLTRAKDKIKCLELSLELERKKLECTKLQGKLAEKEETRKTAETERTPADATASWEKMFSYLESRFQRKDDGNSAMECVESRISNLESQFLRMESEHSTMAGCVESRISKLESLVPGMENENSTMGCLESRISNLESLVQRMGNGNLTMAVESRISNLESLVLRSGKESSILRCVKLRNGVAESKSNAETSSRGTKDSHVYECKTKEKVLNVYDVGVNKHHESESEFPKYSAVNISSGCLHLSSGSENIEEGNGRGCSDVIQSQHGSSSQDQLDMSKKLFANLVSDNGGESLGESEDSETSTDSGTSLGGLMDMLAMKYRRNRNDDKEVKWKSEADMLSSFEEDPELCMRAVCALHRQQISEDEISEKGLFHFSDVLRSKPFLLKAADAQGRKASQQNDYYFGELSNGRGLQR
- the LOC113320819 gene encoding uncharacterized protein LOC113320819 isoform X2, which produces MEITQMKSGDSVPKMEKDDEMPPDEQRCCQTGGGRWRCKNFRMNHGAAANDDSLPKTKLCENHYYGKFPYKKKKTSGNGETRALERGKKVTGEGDTADAIEEGGTAKFGNKKKNVKRTERSGQLKSLTKPVVETRAAKRRKMVMEGDLLLGETSNQPATNDNCVSDTITESAGIRRKRKRKNVKRTKRSGELKSLTRAKDKIKCLELSLELERKKLECTKLQGKLAEKEETRKTAETERTPADATASWEKMFSYLESRFQRKDDGNSAMECVESRISNLESQFLRMESEHSTMAGCVESRISKLESLVPGMENENSTMGCLESRISNLESLVQRMGNGNLTMAVESRISNLESLVLRSGKESSILRCVKLRNGVAESKSNAETSSRGTKDSHVYECKTKEKVLNVYDVGVNKHHESESEFPKYSAVNISSGCLHLSSGSENIEEGNGRGCSDVIQSQHGSSSQDQLDMRTSLGGLMDMLAMKYRRNRNDDKEVKWKSEADMLSSFEEDPELCMRAVCALHRQQISEDEISEKGLFHFSDVLRITTLANFLMEEDCKGDLKKSLEELEIFDPKGVVDCKRMARRYSIQLFSVYQNGKDPFFLPATTAKPK
- the LOC113320819 gene encoding uncharacterized protein LOC113320819 isoform X1 gives rise to the protein MEITQMKSGDSVPKMEKDDEMPPDEQRCCQTGGGRWRCKNFRMNHGAAANDDSLPKTKLCENHYYGKFPYKKKKTSGNGETRALERGKKVTGEGDTADAIEEGGTAKFGNKKKNVKRTERSGQLKSLTKPVVETRAAKRRKMVMEGDLLLGETSNQPATNDNCVSDTITESAGIRRKRKRKNVKRTKRSGELKSLTRAKDKIKCLELSLELERKKLECTKLQGKLAEKEETRKTAETERTPADATASWEKMFSYLESRFQRKDDGNSAMECVESRISNLESQFLRMESEHSTMAGCVESRISKLESLVPGMENENSTMGCLESRISNLESLVQRMGNGNLTMAVESRISNLESLVLRSGKESSILRCVKLRNGVAESKSNAETSSRGTKDSHVYECKTKEKVLNVYDVGVNKHHESESEFPKYSAVNISSGCLHLSSGSENIEEGNGRGCSDVIQSQHGSSSQDQLDMSKKLFANLVSDNGGESLGESEDSETSTDSGTSLGGLMDMLAMKYRRNRNDDKEVKWKSEADMLSSFEEDPELCMRAVCALHRQQISEDEISEKGLFHFSDVLRITTLANFLMEEDCKGDLKKSLEELEIFDPKGVVDCKRMARRYSIQLFSVYQNGKDPFFLPATTAKPK